A segment of the Zalophus californianus isolate mZalCal1 unplaced genomic scaffold, mZalCal1.pri.v2 scaffold_31_ctg1, whole genome shotgun sequence genome:
CTCGGGCAGCCCCTGCTCTCGCTCCCTGAGTTCTGGAGACCCCACGCCTGGCTCTCCTGACCGTCTCTACCTCCTGCATCTCCTGGAGTCTGCTGGCCCGCTAAGGACCCCCTAGTCCCAGGTGGGCACCCTGGCCAACACCGACGTTTTCCTTTCGTCCTCAGCTCCTCAAGTTTCTgcacaaagaggaagaaagaggaagcccCCACTTTGGCCTCACCCAAGGTGCTTGCTACCTCACTGGACCTAAAGGATCATGACGAAGGGTCGGAAGCATGGTGAAGCCCCCAGCCCCAATAATCACCCAACCCAATTCACAGCCTGTTCTCTGGCTCATCTTCTCTCTTCCACCATCGAATCCCCACACGGGCACCAGATGGAAAGTGGGGGCACCCATACTGTCACGGCAATCAAAAAACTGTCCTCGCTGTCTGTAAAGCAAATCAAAGCTCCTTGTTTATCCCAAATTTCAAGACCTTCTCAACCTGTCCCAGCCGCCCTTCCAGCCCCTTGCAATGCGTTCTCTTCTGCATCAGACACAATCACAGCCCCTTCCCTTAAGCCCCGGCCCCAACCTCTTCTCTAGAGCTCAATCCATCCTGCCCTCTTCGGTttggctcaaatgccacctcctctgacTCACCGGCCAGATGGGGTTTCTCCCTCCTCGAACACCCCGGGCTCACACTATGGCTCCTCTGTTCTCCCACAGTCCCGTTGGACTCAGCATCCCGAGAGCACGTGCTTGCTTCACCTACACACCCCTGGTCCCCAGCACACGGCGGATGCTCAGGAATGTTGACTGGGCAGATGGATGAACACAAAGATGAGTAGACAGATCGCTTACAGGTGTGATTGTGATTCTCCTCTCGACTCTCTACCCTTCACCAAGTGAAGCAACGGGGAAGATGGGAGAAGGCGGCACCATAAAGCAACAACCCCACGCCTTCTTCATCTCCCCACAGCAggcatgtgtgcacgcacatgtgcacatacataccCATGCACACTTGcgctcacacacatgtgcacacacaagcatgcacgCCCGTGTATACCCGTGCACACGCGCattcacacacgtgcacacatgcactgcacacacctgcacacaatCACGTGTGCACGCGCGTACGCATATATACAAACCATGTGCGTGTGCGCACATGTACACATGTATGTCTGCTGCATattcacacacgtgcacacaagcacacacacgtgcacatatgcACCGCACTCACATTtgcacacacgcgtgcacgcTCATACGCGTACACACAAACCATGTGCATGTACACCcatgcacacacgcgtgcacacatgcaccGCACTCGCACATTTGCACAATCACGTGTGCACACTCGTACGTGTACACACAAACCATGTgcgtgtgcgcacatgcacacatgtatgtcTGCTGCACACATGCATGTACGCATGccacatgtgcacacaaacacacccgTGCACATATGCAACACGCACCCACAGAGCCATACACACATATGAAAGCTTGGGAAATTTCAcaaagttttgttgttctttaagtCTCTCCAAGAACGAGGAGACAGCAGAGTGGCCACCTGGGATATAAAGCGGACCACATCCCTACATCTGCCACGGAGGCTAGGAAGGGCTCAAAGCACCCTCGCTCCTGTGCCCAGGACTCAGTCTCCTCAGCTGCCTCTGCTGGGCCTTCCCCTATCCCCTGCCATCTGGAGGCAGGCTATGTTTTCAGCCCAGGCCACTTGGGAGCAGCAAGTCTGAGTGTTAGTTGCGGGTCACATTTATGCTACTTTTGGACCATGGTCTTGTGTGCTATTTCACAGATGCCACCTCTGGGGTGACGCTTATATTTGCTGTCTACTCTTCCACAGCACTTTCTTTACCCCACTCCCAATGGCCCCTGCCTTCCAGAGGCCccattttcagaactctggattTGGGAAACAGTCTGAGCCCCCTGTGCACCATCACAAAACCACAGTCTGGCCCAAGTCCATTCCCTGTATGTCCAAATTCTGCTCCACCTGTGGCTGGACTAGGGGAAGCCCTGGGTCTACAGTTCATAAAGATTGGGGGGAAGTCCTCCCCTCTCACAGGCCTGCACTGACTTGCCTTTGTCGTGCACCTATGAACATACTGCCCATACAGCATCTCTGCTTCCCTGCAACACACCCTTTAGAAACAACGTGCCCGGTCCTccctttggcagcacatatactggaAACAATGTGCCCAGAAACAGCAGCATCTCTTGAGACCACAGTGCAGATGACCCTCCTAGAATGAGCCTCAAGCCTGCCTCACTTGgagtctctcctgctctctgaccTGACTGGGCCCTCCTGACCAGAGAACCCACACCTACCCCTGAGCCAGAACGACACCGGGCACTGCAGGGCCGATGTGCTGACGCATCAGCAAAATGACAGGACTCTCCGAGGCCACAAAAACGGTCACCTACACCATGAAACATAAATAAATCCATGCTTGTTCTGCACTGCGTGAAAATTATTCAGTTTTCACTACAATGGAAAACACCCGGAGACACTACAGGAATGGAAATGCCCTAGGGTTGCTGGTGCTACCAGTGGTTTCAGGACTTGCCCAGCCTGGGAAGGGTCTCATACAGCATCTTCTGGATCCTCACATGATGGGGTAGGGGCTCCGGGAAGGCTGgatgagaggagggtgggggagcccAGCCAAGCTCCCAGGGGCTTGAGGGTCAGAGAGCTCTGGAGCAATCCCCTTGCTGAGCTCCAATTTAGGGAAAAACTGTGGGCAGTAGGGTCCTCACCACGACGACACTGACCATCTCCTCCAGGCCTCTACCACGCAAGGGGTGACCAAACACAGAGCTCTGCGAGGGGGGACACGGGCAGGCTGGGAGCCTcggagagaggaggtgggaagtGGCTACACCCCATCTTCACAGTCTTCTCATTCCCTTCGAGCGTGGGAAGGGACGGATGCCCATCCGTTTACTGATGCACTTGGTTCATTCACATTCATGTCTGCTGAGCGCTCACCATGAGCGAGGCGATGAGCCGGCCTGTGCCTTCCCCAGCAGCCAGGTGTCTTGGCCCTTCCATGTCCTGTGTTGGCCTTGCAGAGAGCATGCCCTGAATAACTACTCAAGTATCCGCttgagagaatgaataaatgaataagcaaatgaagAAGCGAGTGGTGAAGGAACAAATGGGCAGATGGTGAGTCCATGCTGCTTTGCTAGCCCCGAGGATAAAGAGTATGTGTCCTGGGTGTGCAGGACTCTCCATGGATCACGGAACACCCTTCTAATGCAAGCCAGTCCCCTCATGACATACTTGCTCTGTCTGGAAACAAACTACCCCTCACTTAATGCAACACAGTAACCCTTTCCCACCATGACCAAAGGGTCTTCAACATACTAGACCCTTCCTGGTAGCTCCTTTAATTTCAGTGGAAGTTCACCAAGCGCCCGCTATTTgcagcctgggctggggacaCAGGTGCATGTTGGCTCCTGTTCCCAAGagatggcagagagggagaggcctGAGCCCATTGGCGGGAAGAATGTCATTTCTGCCATGAAGGCCTCCAAGTTTCATGAGGATGGTGAGGCCCCAAGGGAAGGCCCTCCTGCTGTGTCCACACCCTCTCCCTTGAGCCCTCCACGCCCCTCATGTGACAGACCTGTGAGGAGACAGTACACTCCCGTTTGGCAAGAGACTTGAGCCTCACAGACCCCTTGGAACCTCCTAAGCCTGGACTAAGGGTCTCACAGAGCATTTCTCCGCCCAGGGAGCTGTGTAAGAGCACTGTGGGCATGAGAAGGAGCGTGCCACCTAGAAGGGGACCTGGCACCACCCTCTGCGGACCCCGCCAAAACCTGAAGGGGTTTGACAAAACCTGTGCCACATGACACAGGTCTGAAGCCACCCAGCCCTGTCCCGAGATCCGTGGCACGGACCACCCTGAGGACCACGGAACACGGGGGCCACTCACCACGCGGCCGGGTCGTACTCAGCCCAGACCCGGATGAACTCGTCCAGGTGGTGAGGCCCTAGGATGGAAGAGTCCCGTGTAAGGTACTCAAAATTGTCCATGATCACGGCCACAAAGGGGCTCAACATCTGCAggacaggaaggagaaggggtgACGTAGAGAGACCTCAGCCCGCCCTCTACCCTAGCCCTTACCCTCCAGCCAAAGTCTGTGCGAAACCATCATGGCAGCGGAGGCCACTCTGACTCAGCCAGAGCCCGtccagccctgctccccccagcctctgggcctcccctgcaccaccaccaccaccaccagcccccgCAGCAGCCAGCCTCCTACCCCGGGGTTCTGGTCCCGCAAACTAACCCAggtccctcccactccctgcttctgctgcccTACCCTAATTCATGTTggcacccctcccaccccacctcccatcaCCACCCTCTTCCCCACCTAGCCAGCCTTCAAGGAAAACAGTGACTTTGGAGTTAGTAGTTTGGACTCCAGAGGCCAAAAGCTcaccttcttttttgtttaattgagttgaaattcacataacatacatttaatcattttgaagAGTACAACTCGGTGGCTTTAGTGTATTCACAATATTATGCAACCACCTCTCTagtttcaaaaattcttttttttttatttttttttaaagattttattttatttgacagagagatagagagcacaagtaagcagagaggcaggcagagagggagaagcaggctctccgccgagcagggagcctgacacggggcttgatcccaggaccccaggatcatgacctgagccgaaggcagccgcttaaccgactgagccacccaggcgcccccaaattttttttttttaagattttatttatttatttgacagagagagacacagcgagagagggaacacaagcagggggagtgggagagggagttgcaggcttcccacggagcagggagcccgatgtgggactcgatcccaggacctgggatcgtgacctgagccgaaggcagacgcttgacgactgagccactcaggcagtAGAGGGAGCCACCCACCTCGTTCTTCTCCAGGCTGCATTCAGATATCACCTGCTCCTCGAAGGTGATGATGATCAAGGCCACAAAGATGTTGacgaagaagaaggggaagaccATGAAGTAGACCACATAGAAGATGGACAGCTCCATGCGGTaccccagggcctgggcctgCTCCTCATAGGTGGCGGCCACAGAGTGTTTCAGGACCCTGCACCAAGGGCAAACACCAAGTGTCAGGGGGACCCCTGAGGAAAGGGCCATGGGAAAGTCAAGACCTGTATCACAGGTGAGGCTTGCATATCTGAGCCCAGAGATGGCAAGAGGAAGGGGATGCTCAACACTGCGGGCCCCAGGCCGCTCCCCAGGACCGCAGTCTCCTGAGGTAGACTACCCTCCCTATAGGGCTTGTTCTCAGGGCTGTTGGAAGGCCATCAACGGGAGGTCTCCAGGGACCGGAGGTCCTAACCCCAGGACAGGTGGAGGCCCAGGAGTTCTGCCCTGCCTGCTTACTCCTGGCTCACACCTGCTCAGGCCCAGCTCACCAGTTCATACCCAGCTTCACCTGCCTTTAGAAAGCCCTGGGCTCCTGGCACAGCATTGAGCCTACCTTCTGAGCGGTGGTCCTCCCAGCCCCAAAGGAAGTCCCCAGTCATCCAGTGTGGCACTGAATACATACATCCCTCTGTCTACCCTTAACTGAGGCCAGAAGGGTAGCACAGGGAGACACCAAATAGACCCATCCTCCCTCTGGCCTTCAGCCACTCAAAAACGATTTTCAGGAGATCACTATGCTGTGTACTTTGTCTTAATCTCATCCTCTTTCCAGGTTGCCCACCAGAAGGCAGAGCCATGTCTTACCTGGTAGGTGCAAGAGACTATGGTGTATTTGCTGGAAGACTAGAACACAAACAGAGGCAGAGTTTGGGACTCCCTGCCCAAGCTGCCCCTCTGCTATAGCATGATCTGCTACAATGAGCCAGTGAGCACTCACATGGGCCACCCTTCTCCTGTGGACACTGTGAACAGTGTCAGCAGAACCCAGAGCACCCGTACCCAAACCCTAACCCATACcttaacccgtaccctaacccataccctaacccATACCCTTACCCCTAACCCCTAAACCCAAACCCTACACCCTAACCCTAGGCCCTAACACTAACCCTGGCCCTACCCtaggccctaaccctaaccttaACCCTAGGCCCTACACCCTAACCCCTATGCCCTAACTGCTACGCGCTAACCCGTAGGCCCTAACCCCTACACCCTAATCCCTACACTCTAACCCCTAGGCCCTAACCCCAACCCTAGGTTGGCTCCTGAGTGCTTTGTTCCCTCGGGCTCGCTCcagagcaataccagaggactcaCCTTCCACCCAGAAAGAAAGCCCGCCGTTTGGAACTCCGGAAAGGATTCACAGCAGGAGAACGCGGCATGCCCATCCCAGCGAACTCACACTTTCAGCGGTTCCCTGGCCgaaaagaagagcaagacacTCACGCTGACCTACGCCCTTAACCCCCACCGCCGGGAACCTCGACGCAGCGCTGGCACATCAGGCCTCCCGTGTCCCTATGTCCTAACACTCAgtctaggttggcttctgaggggTCAGTCCCCAGAACCTGGCTACAAAGCCCCAAAGATTCGGGACACCCGAGCAGTATCGGggactcaggctgccacccagAAAGTAAACGCACCATTTGCTCTCCTGAAAGCAATCAGAGCAGGAGgactctgaatgcccatcccaaGGAATGCACAAATTTTGCGCCCTCTAGCGGCAAACCCTGAGCCTCACAATCAACCTCACCCAGGCCCTCCAGACAAACCCGGGGGAAGCAGGCCACAGTGCTGGTACGTCGGGCCTGCCGTGCCCCTAGGCCCTAACCCTATCCCTCGCTGGCTTCTGAGGGCTctggccccagaggcctggctctaaAGCCACAGGGGTTGGGggcacctgagcaataccagaggatgCAGCCTGTCCCACAGGAGGAAGCCGCACCGCTGGGAACTCGGGGCAAAGCTTTCTGAGTAGGAGCACTCTGCGTGCCCATCCCGGCGAAATGCCACTTTCAATGGCCCCCTGCCCGCAAACCCTGAGCCTCACTCTCACCCTGACCCATGCCCCCCACTCAGATCCCCCGTCCCCCAAAGCTTGCCCCAGCGGGGGCAGATGAGGGCTGAA
Coding sequences within it:
- the LOC118356684 gene encoding voltage-dependent N-type calcium channel subunit alpha-1B-like; translation: MELSIFYVVYFMVFPFFFVNIFVALIIITFEEQVISECSLEKNEMLSPFVAVIMDNFEYLTRDSSILGPHHLDEFIRVWAEYDPAAWPTQDMEGPRHLAAGEGTGRLIASLMVSAQQT